The following nucleotide sequence is from Triticum dicoccoides isolate Atlit2015 ecotype Zavitan chromosome 7B, WEW_v2.0, whole genome shotgun sequence.
ATGATTTCATCTACTTGATGGAAGAAACTAATATACAATGTTCCAAACAATGGACAATATGATGCTACTGTCACTACTGTCAAGATGGGTAAGGTACTTATTCAATATCATTTCTTCTTTCCCCCAAAAATATTAAACTTCTTCTGTTTGGAATATGTGATGTTAAATTGAGCCCTTGACATGTGCCCCGGATCTCATACATTTGCATGGCAACCAATGCACATTTTAAGTTCAATATTAAGCCCACTGCCGTAGCGGGAAGCAAATCTATATGTGTAGTTTCACTTAGAATTATACTTGAGTTCAAATACAAAATCCAGTATCCTGTGTCATTGGTGCACTTGATGCTACAGCTCATAATTTTCACTCACCGTCGATCTTTTAAATGTTTTCCTTATGTGTCTTCTATCTTGCGGGTCTGCAAAAGATTTCTAAAATCTCATGTGGATTTTCTTGTTCAAAGATATTTAATGATTATTTGAACTGGCCCTTTCTATGGGTGCATTCAATTTTTTTACCAAGGTATTCAAATATATTGTAGTCCATAGTAAAAATGGAGACGCTCAATTCAAATCTTGATTGAAAATTATACTTCCATTTCTTTCATAAATGGTCATAttgtcgttaagattttttttgagaaaatatTGTCATTAAGATGggtgggcgcggcaacgcgcgcctagATGTTCTAGTCTTTCTACTAAAGCTGGCAGGCTGTGGCATGCAACCGTATACATGCTTGGCAGCACCATATTTTAGGACAGATTCCTTAAACCCCATTTGAACTGCAACTATAGTAAGTGATGCTTGTTCTACACTATAGTTGTGCAACCTCTAATCTCCCAACAGTTACACCAAGCAGAGCAGGGGAAATTTGTTCTTTGGGTGACACTGGAAGAGATATTGATGCTTGTTCTGCACTAGCTAGTAGTACTACCGATGAAGAACACCGAGCAAGAATGGACTTTTACAGGCGGAAATGAAACCAAACCAAATCAAGTGGTGGCCATGGCGGGCGGGCTAGCAGCCGGAGATATTGACCCTGAGGATGGTGCACTTGGTCTTCTCGAagttgaaggtgatggcggcgACGTCGACGAGCTGCAGCCGGAGCGGGCAGATGATATCCAGCAAGGTGGCAACGGGGACGGGGATGACCGGGGATGACTCCACCATCCCCGCCCCGATCCCCGCCAATCCCCATACCCGTGAAGCCCCGTGAAGCTTCGCGGGGACAAAACGCCCCCCATACCCGTCAATATCGGGTGCCCGGTACCCGTCGGGTATCCACGGGGATCTCAAAACTGACTAGGATAGGTGTGATTGGAAAGGGCATGATTGTTGGGAGAGGTGGAAAAAAATAATTGTGTCAAATATCTATATATTAATTTATATACTATGCATTTGTAGTACGCATGACATAGTTTTTCGGGTATCCATGGAGTCCCCATGGAGAAAATTTTATCCCCTTCCCCGCCCCGCGAGACTAACGGGTACCCATCAGAAAATACCCATGGGGTGAATTTGTCCCCCATCCCCGCTCCATGATGGGTAAAGCCCCGTGGGTACCCGTCCCACGGGGAATATTGCCACCTTAGGCCTCATTTGGTTATGCGGGATCCCCCCGGTATCCCCTATAAAATCTAGGGCTCATGACCCACGTGACGAATCAGCCCCTGGAAAACCAACGGGTCATTTGGTTGCTCATCGCCTGGGGATTTTCTGGCCCGATCCACCTTGTTTCCCAGGGAGATCAATCCACGACTCCAGAGATCTGGCAGGAAACCCACGCCTCCGCTCTCTCTCCCACGATCGACTTCCACCTAGCGATCTGGAGCGTGGCGCCCCGTCCTCTAGCCACCAAATGAGGTAACACTGATTAGGGAAATCTCCTGGGTGATGGAAGGGGATCTCATCTGCCCGGAGAAAATCCCTCGACTGGGGTATGCTGCCCTGGTTTTGTTGGCCTTGCTACCAAACTAGGCCTTAATATCCAGGGGACACCACGTCTTGCGGGCCATGTCGTACCGCACCACCGCGTCCAGCCGCACCTCCACCTCGAACGTGCCGGCCTCCTTCTGCCTGGCGAACTCCGCCGCACCGGCCGCCGGCAGCTTGCGGTCGACCCCGGCGACCTCGAGGCGCACCGTTTTCTCCTCCTGTGCGTCAAGGTAGAGGTCCTCCACCCCCACGGCACTGGACTCGTCGAAGCGGGTGCCGTTGAAGGAGAGGGCCGCGAGGGCGCGACACGTGATGCCCCGGTACAGGTTGGGGTTGGGCAGGGCAATGTGCACCatggcgttgtacgacaggagCTGGAGGAGCGGCTTCTTCGCCGTGGAGTTTGGGGACGGGGAGAGCTCGAAGCGGGTGAGGAAGCCGTAGTCGGCGGTGGCGGTCGGCGGCTTGATGACGACGAAGGGGACGATGAGGCCCCCGGCGAGGAGCAGGAACGCCAACCAGAGGGCAACCTTGGTCCAGGTGCACCCGCAGCCCCACCCGCGCTTCTGCCAGAAGACCATGGCTGGCTCAGCTGCTCCGCGGATC
It contains:
- the LOC119339161 gene encoding uncharacterized protein LOC119339161 is translated as MVFWQKRGWGCGCTWTKVALWLAFLLLAGGLIVPFVVIKPPTATADYGFLTRFELSPSPNSTAKKPLLQLLSYNAMVHIALPNPNLYRGITCRALAALSFNGTRFDESSAVGVEDLYLDAQEEKTVRLEVAGVDRKLPAAGAAEFARQKEAGTFEVEVRLDAVVRYDMARKTWCPLDIICPLRLQLVDVAAITFNFEKTKCTILRVNISGC